The Bacteroidales bacterium DNA window TTAACCCAACGAGGCTTGGATTATTCGGGAAATATTCATACTTTTGAAAAATCTAATAAAAAAGTAAAATAAACATTACATAAAAATATGTAGTGACCCATTAATTTTGTAATTTTATGGTTATCAGGACAAAACATTTCAAAATAGCCAAGTTGGGTTAAAATCAAGCCCTTTCTTGTTATAATTTCTTTTTAACATCCATAGATTTTGTTAAGAATTTTAATTATCCACTAATACATGAATAAATAAATTTTATAATTCGTTTGAAATTTGTGGCTTTGTGGCTTTTGCAAAATGATGTAGGTTAAATAGGGACAAAAAAATAATTACCACAGATGTTCAAGAAAAATAGGACACAAGCCTCAAATATTTTAATAGTGTAGCTCTATCAGCAGAAAAAAACCTTGATTTTTAAAATTTTGAGAACATTAATTAAGATATTCTTTAATTGAAAAAATCAAGGTTTAGATTTTTAATTCTTATGTATAAAATTTAGTATTACTTCAACTGTCCGTCAACCGGTAATTTCGAAATTTTTCTTAAACAATCATCTTTGCTGTTATCTTCTGAAAACATACCTTTTCCGCTTTTACTAAGATAAAGTCTCATTGTATAGCAACCTCCATTCGAAATATAAACATACCCATTCCAAGTAGTACTACCGGCTTGAGCAGAAAATGAATATGTTCCGGCATCACGCTCAATCGTAACACAACCGGATGAACCACAAGCCGGTGTTCCTGAACTATAATAACCTGTAATCTGTCCTACATACGAACCGCTGACATATACACTAATATCTCCAACGCCATAATCAGCATCTGTCCAAAAAATAGCTTCTCCTTTTGTACTTACAACGTAAAAACGCGTAGATGTACAGCCTTCACTCGTTATATCTATATTACCTGACCAAATTGTTCCGTCATCAGCTGTTGCATAATATGAATAACTTCCTTCTGTTTTTTCTACAGTTACACAACCTGAAGCACCACAATCCGGAACTCCGGAGCTATAATAAGTTGTAATTGTTCCGGCATAGCTATCATCAACATCAACAGCAATATTTCCTACACCATAATCTGAATCTGTCCAAAAAATAGCTTCTCCCATTGGATAAACACAGCTTCCATCATCATCTGTAGCTTCAGAATTATAGTTTGTAGCATCTACATCAGTACAACCGTAAATTATACAAGAGCCGTCATCAGTTTTTGCTTTTGAATCATAATTTGTTGCTCTCCTATCTGTACAACCCTCTCTTTTACATGATTGAAAAATTATACTTCCAACCAATAATGTAATACTAATTAAAAAATATATTTTCTTCATAATAAATAAAATTATTAAGTTAAAAAATAAAAATATCATGTAAATATATGTAATTTTTTCCTTTTTTACCACTAACTTACCATAAAAAATTAAAAATACTGATATATAAATTTTTGCAAGCAAAATTTACGGGTAATGATATATTTTAACTTTGTCTTTTTTTATCAGAGAATAAAAGGCATTACTTGAAGTAAAACCCTGACATAAAAAATGCTGCTTTTGAAACATATATATAATACCAAATTAACATTAAAACACCCGATAAATTTTTTATCTTTTCCCGTTTTACTTCACTTAAAATTTTAACCGTAGCTATGGCTATGCTAAAAATTTGAAGATCGTAAAACAAAAAAATAATTTGAATTTATATCGGTTATTTTAATATCAAATTGGTATAATTGACAAAAATCATATTCTAATTAGCTTAAAAAAGAATAAATTTGCAAAAAAATAATCATGGCAAATAAAAAACTTTTTACCGAATTTAAACCGACAAGCACAGAAGCTTGGGAAAAAAATATAAATAAAGACCTGAAAGGTGCCGACTATGAAAAAAAACTTGTTACAAGGACTATTGAGGGTATTAATATAAAACCATATTACAGAATTGAAGATCTGTCGGAACTTGAATATTTATCAACAAATCCGGGTGAGTTTCCGTTTGTAAGAACAAATAATACGATAAATAACTTTCATGAAATAAGACAAGATATAATTGTTGACGATTTTATTTCGGCAAATAATAAAGCCAAAGAAATTATTTCAAAAGGTGTAACATCTTTAGGATTTGATCTTAATAAAATTGATAATATTGAATACAACAATTTTTCTTCATTGCTGCAAGGAGTTGATATTGAGGGGGTTGAAATCAATTTTTTAAACGGCAAACTTGCCGGAAACATTTTAACTTTCTTGATAAAATATATTTCAGAAAATAATTTGAATTTTGATAAAATAAGAGGAGCCGTAGATTTTGATCCTCTCGGGCATAAAACAATTACAGATAAATGCTTTGAAGAATCAGGCGGAACTTGCAATTTTTCAAATAAATTAAAATCACTTTATAAACTTGTTGAAGATAAACTTCCGAATTTCAAAATATTATCTGTTAATGCACAACATTTCAGAAATGCAGGATCTACAGCCGTTCAGGAAGTTGCATTTGGCTTGGCCGCGGGCAGCGATTATTTGGCTAAAGCAACTGATGCCGGTATCAAAGCAAGTGATATTGCTCCGAGAATGAAGTTTACATTTGGTGCTGCTTCAAATTACTTTATGGAAATCGCAAAAATAAGAGCAAGCCGGATTTTATGGGCAAAAATCGTTGAAGCATACGGTGTTGAAGACAAATCAAAATGTGATATGTATATTCACTCTGTTACATGCGATTGGAACAAAACTGCATATGATCCTTATGTTAATGTTTTGAGAACAACAACAGAATCCATGTCTGCAATACTTGGCGGAACTGACTCTTTAACTGTAAATCCTTTTGACAGTTCTTTTGAAAAAGCGGATGATTTTTCAGAAAGAATTGCCCGAAATACACAAATCATTTTAAAAGAAGAAGCTTATTTTGATAAAGCGGTTGATCCTTCGGCCGGCTCCTATTATATTGAAAGCCTTACAAATTCAATTGCAGAACATGCTTGGAAATTATTCCTTGAAATTGAGAACAAAGGAGGTTATCATGAAGCATTCGATAAAGGAATCATTAAAGAAAAAATTGAAGAAACTGCTCGTCAAAGAGACATGAATATTGCTCAACGTAAAGAAATACTTCTCGGTACTAATCAATATCCTGACAGAACAGAAAAGATTAAACTTTCAGGTAAAAGCAATATTACTGCAAATGATAAAGCACTTAAACTGTACCGTGCGGCAGAAGCTTTTGAAGAATTAAGACAAAAAACCGAAAAGGCAGAAAAAATTCCTAAAGTATTTATGTTGACGATAGGAAATCTTTCCATGAGAAAAGCCAGAGCTGCTTTTGTATCAAATTTCTTTGCTTGTGCCGGATTTGAGATCATTGATAATCCGGGGTTTAAAACAATTGAAGAGGGAGTTAATGCATGTCTTAAAGCGGAAGCTGATATTACAGTAATTTGCAGTTCTGATGATGAATATTCCGATATTGTCCCTGTTATCTTTAAAAAATTAAAAGAAAAATCTATTGTCGCAGTTGCCGGTTATCCGAAGAACAGCATAGATGCTTTTAAAAACTTTGGAGTTGAACATTTTATTCATGTAAAATCCAATGTTTTGGAATCGTTGTCAATGTTTCAAACTAAATTGGGTCTGTAATATTACAGGTTTTTATTTTGGCAAAAAAGCCGACAAATGTCTGAATTAAAAATGTCTGAAACATTGTTAAATTGTTTCATTGCCAAATTGTTAAAAAACAAACAACAAAATTATAGA harbors:
- a CDS encoding methylmalonyl-CoA mutase small subunit; translated protein: MANKKLFTEFKPTSTEAWEKNINKDLKGADYEKKLVTRTIEGINIKPYYRIEDLSELEYLSTNPGEFPFVRTNNTINNFHEIRQDIIVDDFISANNKAKEIISKGVTSLGFDLNKIDNIEYNNFSSLLQGVDIEGVEINFLNGKLAGNILTFLIKYISENNLNFDKIRGAVDFDPLGHKTITDKCFEESGGTCNFSNKLKSLYKLVEDKLPNFKILSVNAQHFRNAGSTAVQEVAFGLAAGSDYLAKATDAGIKASDIAPRMKFTFGAASNYFMEIAKIRASRILWAKIVEAYGVEDKSKCDMYIHSVTCDWNKTAYDPYVNVLRTTTESMSAILGGTDSLTVNPFDSSFEKADDFSERIARNTQIILKEEAYFDKAVDPSAGSYYIESLTNSIAEHAWKLFLEIENKGGYHEAFDKGIIKEKIEETARQRDMNIAQRKEILLGTNQYPDRTEKIKLSGKSNITANDKALKLYRAAEAFEELRQKTEKAEKIPKVFMLTIGNLSMRKARAAFVSNFFACAGFEIIDNPGFKTIEEGVNACLKAEADITVICSSDDEYSDIVPVIFKKLKEKSIVAVAGYPKNSIDAFKNFGVEHFIHVKSNVLESLSMFQTKLGL